One genomic segment of Thunnus albacares chromosome 18, fThuAlb1.1, whole genome shotgun sequence includes these proteins:
- the fgfr1b gene encoding fibroblast growth factor receptor 1b — MSSPRRFLLLLLLLFWILLVQFPQAQSRPATEDTDTDTADALKSSEDEEDDESSSEENKLSNELSTSNEKLQPLAPQWVAPEKMEKELHAVPASKTVKFRCQATGNPVPSLRWYKNGKEFRKDQRIGGFKIRDHMWTLIMESVVPSDKGNYTCVVENEYGSLKHTYLLDVVERSPHRPILQAGLPANQTAAVGSNVEFVCRVFSDPQPHIQWLKHITVNGSREGPDGLPYVLVLKTAGLNTTDKEMEVLTLRNVTVDDSGEYTCLAGNSIGVSYHSAWLTVVNDMPPAPLPSQTYLEIFIYCLGSFIIVILTATAVVCRLCCAPKKSDFHSQLAVQKLAKSIPLRRQVSVESSSSLQSGMCLMRQSRLSSAATTILAGVSEYELPYDPLWELPRDRLTLGKPLGEGCFGQVMLAEAVGIDKNKPTRLSKVAVKMLKADATEKDLSDLISEMEMMKMIGKHKNIINLLGACTQDGPLYVVVEYASQGNLREYLRSRRPVGLEYWSGPRQAALGSLEIRELVSAAYQVARGMAYLASKKCIHRDLAARNVLVTEDNVMKIADFGLARDIHHIDYYKKTTNGRLPVKWMAPEALFDRIYTHQSDVWSFGVLLWEIFTLGGSPYPGVPVEELFKLLKEGHRMEKPSACTQELYLMMRDCWHAVPSRRPTFQQLVEDLDRTLSLMANQEYLDLAVPLVQYSPVGSSVSTYST, encoded by the exons ATGTCTTCCCCCCGCcgcttcctgctgctgctgctgctgctgttctggaTCCTGCTGGTTCAGTTTCCTCAGGCTCAGTCCAGACCGGCCACTGAggacacagacactgacacag CCGACGCGCTTAAATCCTCTGAAGACGAAGAGGATGATGAGTCATCCTCAGAGGAAAATAAACTCTCCAACGAACTGTCAACAAGCAACGAAAAGCTCCAAC CGTTGGCGCCTCAGTGGGTAGCGCCAGAGAAGATGGAGAAGGAGCTCCACGCCGTTCCTGCCAGCAAGACTGTAAAGTTTCGGTGCCAAGCGACAGGAAACCCCGTTCCCTCCCTGCGCTGGTACAAGAACGGCAAAGAGTTCAGGAAAGACCAGAGAATCGGAGGATTCAAG ATCAGAGATCACATGTGGACTCTCATCATGGAGTCGGTGGTTCCGTCTGATAAAGGAAACTACACCTGTGTGGTGGAGAACGAATACGGGAGCCTGAAACACACCTACCTGCTGGACGTCGTAG agcgTTCTCCTCACAGACCCATCCTGCAGGCGGGTCTGCCGGCCAATCAAACGGCAGCCGTCGGCAGTAACGTGGAGTTTGTGTGTCGGGTGTTCAGCGACCCGCAGCCTCACATCCAGTGGCTCAAACACATCACGGTCAACGGCAGCAGAGAAGGACCGGACGGACTCCCGTACGTCCTCGTCCTCAAG ACTGCAGGTTTGAACACGACGGATAAAGAAATGGAGGTTTTGACTCTGAGGAACGTGACGGTTGATGATTCGGGGGAGTACACCTGTCTGGCGGGAAACTCTATCGGCGTGTCGTATCACTCCGCCTGGCTCACCGTGGTCAACG acatgCCTCCCGCCCCGCTGCCCTCGCAGACGTACCTGGAGATCTTCATCTACTGCCTGGGATCTTTCATCATCGTCATCCTCACCGCCACCGCGGTCGTCTGCAGACTCTGCTGCGCCCCGAAGAAGAGCGACTTCCACAGCCAGTTAGCGGTCCAGAAACTAGCTAAAAGCATCCCTCTGAGGAGACAG GTGTCAGTCGAGTCGTCGTCATCGCTGCAGTCGGGGATGTGTTTGATGCGTCAGTCTCGTCTCTCCAGCGCGGCCACAACCATCCTGGCAGGAGTGTCGGAGTACGAACTCCCCTACGATCCTCTCTGGGAGCTGCCCAGAGACAG gCTGACTCTGGGGAAGCCTCTGGGAGAAGGCTGCTTCGGTCAGGTGATGCTCGCCGAAGCCGTCGGCATCGACAAGAACAAACCGACACGACTCTCCAAGGTGGCTGTGAAGATGCTGAAAG CGGACGCCACAGAGAAGGACCTGTCTGACCTGATCTctgaaatggaaatgatgaagatgatcgGTAAACACAAGAACATCATCAACCTGTTGGGAGCCTGCACGCAGGACG GTCCTCTGTATGTGGTGGTGGAATACGCCTCTCAGGGGAATCTGAGGGAGTACCTCCGCTCTCGTCGACCGGTCGGGTTGGAGTACTGGAGCGGCCCGAGGCAGGCCGCTCTGGGTAGTTTGGAGATCAGAGAGCTGGTGTCTGCTGCGTACCAGGTGGCCAGAGGAATGGCGTACCTGGCGTCGAAGAAG TGTATTCACAGAGATCTGGCAGCCAGGAACGTGCTGGTCACAGAAGATAACGTGATGAAGATAGCTGACTTCGGTCTGGCCCGAGACATCCACCACATCGATTACTACAAGAAGACCACTAAT GGTCGGTTGCCAGTGAAGTGGATGGCGCCCGAAGCTTTATTCGACCGCATCTACACACACCAAAGTGACGT gtggTCGTTCGGAGTCTTGCTCTGGGAAATCTTCACCCTCGGCGGGTCTCCGTACCCCGGAGTCCCGGTGGAGGAGCTCTTCAAGCTGCTGAAGGAGGGACACCGCATGGAGAAACCCTCGGCGTGCACTCAGGAGCT GTACCTGATGATGAGAGACTGCTGGCACGCCGTCCCGTCTCGCAGACCAACTTTCCAACAGCTGGTAGAAGATTTAGACCGCACGCTGTCTCTCATGGCGAACCAG